In Posidoniimonas polymericola, one genomic interval encodes:
- a CDS encoding carbohydrate kinase family protein, which produces MQASRDVVVCGSCVVDVLVRPVPLDRPIGGGQLVRTEPLELAPGGIVSNAGVTLARLGMRVAAFTYVGRDAWGELLRSRYEGEGIDTRGLLPHDQAPTSTTAVLVDPAGERSFLHAVGAPKLLDKQAFFANRELFAASRAMLLGYFPLLPKLGPDLPEVLQFIQDAGCLTAMDAAGDGGTLEGLAPSLPWLDLYVPSLNEAAHQTGLTDPEQILSAYREAGATGTIGVKLGCEGALLSSKPGEFVSVAAVKPPGPVVDTTGAGDCFLGGLLCGVLRGLPLPDAGRLAAACGARCVTEMGATTALGDYGSTARLAGLPL; this is translated from the coding sequence GTGCAAGCGTCGCGTGACGTTGTGGTGTGTGGCTCGTGCGTGGTGGACGTCTTGGTGCGTCCCGTTCCGCTGGACCGGCCAATCGGCGGCGGGCAACTCGTGCGGACCGAGCCCCTCGAGCTCGCGCCCGGCGGGATTGTCTCGAACGCCGGCGTGACGCTGGCGCGGCTCGGGATGCGGGTGGCTGCCTTTACCTACGTCGGCCGCGACGCCTGGGGCGAGCTGCTCCGGTCGCGGTACGAAGGCGAAGGGATCGACACCCGCGGGCTCTTGCCGCACGACCAGGCGCCCACCAGCACCACCGCCGTGCTGGTCGACCCGGCGGGCGAACGGAGCTTCCTGCACGCGGTCGGCGCGCCGAAGCTGCTCGACAAGCAGGCGTTCTTCGCCAACCGCGAGCTCTTCGCCGCGAGCCGCGCGATGCTGCTCGGCTACTTCCCGCTGCTCCCGAAGCTGGGGCCCGACCTCCCGGAAGTGCTGCAGTTCATCCAGGACGCGGGCTGCCTGACCGCGATGGACGCCGCGGGCGACGGCGGCACGCTCGAGGGACTGGCCCCCTCGCTGCCGTGGCTGGACCTCTACGTGCCGAGCCTCAACGAGGCCGCGCACCAAACCGGCCTGACCGATCCGGAACAGATCCTGTCCGCCTACCGCGAGGCCGGCGCCACGGGAACGATTGGCGTAAAGCTCGGCTGCGAGGGCGCGCTGCTGAGCTCGAAGCCCGGCGAGTTCGTCAGCGTCGCAGCGGTCAAACCGCCGGGGCCTGTCGTCGACACTACCGGCGCCGGCGACTGCTTCCTGGGCGGCCTGCTGTGCGGGGTCCTCCGCGGCCTGCCCCTCCCCGACGCCGGTCGGCTGGCGGCCGCGTGCGGCGCGCGGTGCGTCACGGAAATGGGCGCCACAACCGCCCTGGGCGACTACGGCTCGACCGCGAGGCTGGCGGGCCTGCCTCTCTAA
- the ccsA gene encoding cytochrome c biogenesis protein, whose product MATGEIVQDEQAAAVTSGRTTPPRASSQRSPLMAVLEVVASLRLTVTLFALLIFLIFMGTLAQKDQGVWQVVEQTYFRVWFAWIDFQAFARLFELWTRSPIDNVPGGFWFPGGTLLGALLGINLLAAHSIRFRVNARGSRLVAGVAITAIGVGLAAALVIADQRGAVEGVFTAGVQSLLWHALRVSVAGVALFAGYLFAASTRAYLSPQRALAGGVALVVGAVAIWLYANPEVRLNPSGLRILWLLAVCMAVSAIGYVGCVLLFKKRSGVVLLHAGVMVLMLGELIVYTADEGQMLIPEGGSSNYAVDSRTSELAIVDASDPGHDVVTVVPQGYLANRGVVEAEGLPFKIKPLEFQLNSFLVPLNSGTKYPSTKGAGLGISAAGVKQVSGVDRKQRSDMPSLYAELLDPETDESLGVYLFSTAIDRENRGLNPQPVEVDGKTYQVALRMKRQYKPYSVELIDFSFDKFIGTSTAKNYSSDVIIHDDSRSVDRQAHISMNNPTRHAGDTLYQLSFDPSETATVLQVVTNTGRLIPYLACTMVGLGLFSHFGQTLLRFFDRRERELLPVGDRPEKKRGGSWRSPAALVPAVVAVLAAGYVLGKARPQDRGPGAMPVERFGALAMVEGGRVKPYDSYARTVLQKISERQEVGLSRLSESEVPACAKDKKKVTAVEWMLDVISGREGADDYRVFRITNLDVLNALGLEPRTGSFRYSLNEVNEKTAVVKPDDPANPEGGQTAPELSRQVDLAVQVPEEQRSLFQRQVLELASKVTQYRVMDGAYRSFDILNREEIPSGFATAVAQAAVSLRNAGAPLVVPPSGVEDTWKTVVDAEIQAFMQRRDGGAGEPPVVALDSAIAAYREQDLRAFSESLDELEAEYAKFEKQLNSPLNIEAVGALKPAERLSLAKARFEQSFNEFSPFSVAAALYVAAFVAAVLSWVVAPRVLGRTAMAIVAVTLALHTYAIVGRLYISGRPPVTNLYSSAVFIGWAMVVFGLLIDGVYRVRLGTALGAAAGFLTMIIAYFLGQDGDTFTVMQAVLDTQFWLATHVVCITLGYSATFMAGACGLAYLASRTPALFGFVLAAGLLTLRPLLHIGADETWGMAMIGAAAASIGLSLLVGSRPRQGDPVEVERLLERVTYGVLCFALFFSFIGTVLGGLWADDSWGRFWGWDPKENGAMIIVLWNALILHARWGRMITPRGFAALAVLGNVVTTWSWFGTNELGVGLHAYGGVSDEMSLGLAIMTTALVTHLPLLPLANCPRDAWRVWFGGSAAQS is encoded by the coding sequence ATGGCCACAGGCGAGATTGTGCAGGATGAGCAAGCGGCGGCCGTAACGAGCGGGCGCACTACGCCCCCGCGCGCGTCGTCGCAGCGGTCGCCGCTGATGGCGGTGCTCGAGGTCGTCGCCTCGCTGCGTCTGACCGTGACGCTGTTCGCTCTGCTGATCTTCCTGATCTTCATGGGCACCCTAGCCCAGAAGGACCAGGGCGTGTGGCAGGTGGTCGAGCAGACCTACTTCCGCGTTTGGTTTGCGTGGATCGATTTCCAGGCCTTCGCCCGCCTGTTCGAGCTTTGGACCCGCTCGCCGATCGACAACGTGCCGGGCGGGTTCTGGTTCCCCGGCGGCACGCTGCTCGGCGCGTTGCTCGGGATCAACCTGCTGGCGGCCCACTCGATACGCTTCCGCGTCAACGCCCGCGGCAGTCGCCTGGTGGCCGGAGTGGCGATCACGGCGATTGGGGTTGGCCTGGCGGCCGCGCTGGTCATCGCCGATCAACGCGGCGCCGTCGAAGGGGTGTTCACCGCCGGCGTGCAGTCGCTGCTGTGGCACGCGTTGCGCGTGTCGGTGGCTGGGGTCGCGTTGTTTGCTGGCTACCTGTTCGCTGCCAGCACCAGGGCGTACCTGTCCCCTCAGCGTGCGCTCGCCGGTGGCGTGGCGCTCGTCGTTGGCGCGGTCGCAATCTGGTTGTACGCCAACCCCGAGGTCCGGCTGAACCCGTCCGGGCTCCGGATTTTGTGGCTGCTCGCGGTCTGCATGGCGGTCTCTGCGATCGGCTACGTGGGTTGCGTGCTGCTGTTCAAGAAGCGGAGCGGCGTCGTGCTGCTGCACGCGGGCGTGATGGTGCTGATGCTCGGCGAGCTGATCGTTTACACGGCCGACGAGGGCCAGATGCTCATCCCCGAAGGGGGCAGCAGCAACTACGCCGTCGATAGCCGCACCTCGGAGCTGGCGATTGTTGACGCTTCGGATCCCGGCCACGATGTCGTGACGGTGGTGCCGCAGGGTTACCTTGCGAACAGAGGTGTGGTCGAGGCCGAGGGGCTGCCCTTCAAGATCAAGCCGCTCGAGTTCCAGCTTAACTCGTTCCTGGTTCCGCTTAATTCGGGAACCAAGTACCCATCGACCAAGGGCGCCGGCTTGGGTATCAGCGCGGCGGGGGTGAAGCAGGTGAGCGGCGTCGACCGCAAGCAGCGGTCCGATATGCCGTCGCTCTACGCGGAGCTGCTGGACCCCGAAACCGACGAGTCCCTGGGCGTGTACCTCTTCTCAACCGCGATCGACCGCGAGAACCGTGGGCTGAACCCCCAGCCGGTAGAGGTCGACGGCAAGACCTACCAGGTTGCCCTGCGGATGAAGCGGCAGTACAAGCCGTACTCGGTCGAGCTGATCGACTTCAGCTTCGATAAGTTCATCGGCACCTCGACCGCCAAGAATTACTCGTCGGACGTCATCATCCACGACGACTCGCGGAGCGTGGACCGGCAGGCGCACATCTCGATGAACAACCCGACCCGCCACGCGGGCGACACGCTCTACCAGTTGAGCTTTGACCCAAGCGAGACCGCCACGGTTCTGCAGGTCGTCACCAACACGGGGCGGTTGATCCCGTACCTGGCGTGCACCATGGTCGGTCTGGGGCTGTTCTCTCACTTCGGGCAGACGCTGCTAAGGTTCTTCGACCGCCGCGAGCGAGAGCTTCTGCCGGTTGGAGATCGCCCCGAAAAGAAGCGTGGTGGATCGTGGAGATCGCCCGCGGCGCTCGTGCCGGCGGTGGTCGCGGTTTTGGCGGCGGGGTACGTGCTCGGCAAGGCCCGACCGCAGGACCGCGGTCCTGGGGCGATGCCGGTCGAACGCTTCGGCGCCCTCGCTATGGTTGAGGGTGGGCGGGTCAAGCCGTACGACAGCTACGCCCGGACGGTGCTGCAAAAAATCTCCGAGCGGCAGGAGGTCGGGCTGTCGCGTCTGAGCGAGTCGGAAGTCCCGGCGTGCGCTAAAGACAAGAAGAAGGTCACCGCGGTCGAGTGGATGCTCGACGTCATCTCCGGTCGAGAGGGCGCCGACGACTACCGCGTGTTCCGCATTACCAACCTGGACGTGCTCAACGCACTGGGCCTGGAGCCCCGCACCGGGTCGTTCCGCTACAGCCTGAACGAAGTCAACGAGAAGACCGCGGTCGTCAAGCCAGACGACCCCGCTAATCCCGAGGGCGGACAAACGGCGCCCGAGCTCAGCCGGCAGGTGGACCTAGCGGTTCAGGTCCCCGAGGAACAACGCTCGCTGTTTCAGCGGCAGGTATTAGAGCTGGCCTCGAAGGTGACCCAGTACCGTGTGATGGACGGGGCATACCGCTCGTTTGATATCCTCAACCGGGAAGAGATCCCCAGCGGCTTTGCCACCGCGGTCGCCCAGGCGGCCGTGAGCCTACGCAATGCGGGCGCCCCACTGGTTGTGCCCCCGTCGGGCGTGGAGGACACCTGGAAGACGGTGGTCGACGCCGAGATCCAAGCCTTTATGCAGCGACGCGACGGCGGCGCGGGCGAACCCCCGGTCGTCGCGCTCGACAGCGCGATCGCCGCGTACCGCGAGCAGGACCTGCGGGCGTTCAGCGAGAGCCTCGACGAACTCGAGGCCGAGTACGCCAAGTTCGAGAAGCAGCTGAACTCGCCGCTCAACATCGAGGCGGTCGGCGCCCTCAAGCCGGCCGAGCGGCTGAGCCTCGCCAAGGCTCGGTTCGAGCAGTCGTTCAACGAGTTCAGCCCGTTCTCGGTCGCCGCCGCGCTCTACGTGGCCGCCTTTGTCGCCGCCGTGCTGTCCTGGGTGGTTGCGCCGCGCGTGCTGGGCCGCACCGCGATGGCGATCGTCGCGGTGACACTCGCTTTGCACACCTACGCGATCGTGGGGCGGCTCTACATCTCGGGCCGGCCGCCGGTCACCAACCTCTACTCGTCGGCGGTGTTCATCGGCTGGGCGATGGTCGTGTTCGGCCTGCTGATCGACGGCGTCTACCGCGTGCGGCTCGGCACGGCCCTCGGCGCCGCGGCCGGCTTCCTGACGATGATCATCGCGTACTTCCTCGGGCAGGACGGCGACACGTTTACCGTGATGCAGGCGGTGCTAGACACCCAGTTCTGGCTCGCGACCCACGTCGTGTGCATCACGCTCGGCTACAGCGCCACGTTCATGGCGGGCGCGTGTGGCCTGGCCTACCTCGCCTCACGGACGCCGGCATTGTTCGGCTTCGTGCTGGCCGCCGGTCTGCTGACGCTCCGGCCGCTGCTGCACATCGGAGCCGATGAAACTTGGGGGATGGCGATGATCGGCGCCGCGGCCGCATCGATCGGCCTCTCTCTGCTGGTCGGCAGCAGGCCCCGCCAAGGCGACCCGGTCGAGGTTGAGCGGCTGCTGGAGCGGGTCACCTACGGCGTGCTCTGCTTCGCCCTCTTCTTCAGCTTCATCGGCACCGTGCTCGGCGGCCTGTGGGCGGACGACTCGTGGGGGCGGTTCTGGGGCTGGGACCCGAAGGAGAACGGCGCGATGATCATCGTGCTGTGGAACGCGTTGATCCTGCACGCCCGTTGGGGCCGGATGATCACCCCCCGTGGGTTTGCGGCGCTCGCGGTGCTGGGCAACGTCGTGACGACCTGGAGCTGGTTCGGCACCAACGAGCTCGGCGTCGGCCTGCACGCCTACGGCGGCGTCAGCGATGAGATGTCGCTTGGGCTGGCGATCATGACCACCGCCCTCGTGACGCACCTGCCGCTGCTGCCGCTCGCCAACTGCCCACGCGACGCGTGGCGGGTCTGGTTTGGGGGCTCGGCCGCCCAGTCGTAG
- a CDS encoding helix-turn-helix domain-containing protein: MANKFIGLEDAATQLGISKDQLNEIRESGKVRAYRDGASWKFRTEEIDSLVEDIKSGNLPSGIDLGDSISLDSDESTGLSSLALASESDSIEIDEPAEKKEASAEVSDLDLAALDEPTVEAEGDDDNESILLSEEELGDSPDRPPSTIIGRSQLRNEPSDDDLQFASPDEAAGMSDVRLADDDDLLGASGSGAGKFEDLEELEFDLEAESSRILEAQDIAAAQAAAKSAAEESAVKPKADAPSGMGSELSLESLDEGSSASGAPAASDAFSLAADEDDELELDLAASDAGLQSGSDLQSDGSDDMVLDASDDDFTLSGGDSGINLKPSDSGLALDDGSFALGGSSLGSSLDLGDSLAASGDSLAIGGASEVSLEGSTAFASSPDFNLQPSDDGDDEDEDDSSQIIALDAVEEPGLEEDDEVQLTDASAVTMGVPGATASPVMAQEAVFPVWIVAFLGLSAMLMAVSAIMAADLLRTMWAWDEPYSLGSPLIEGFLGLIGMNN; the protein is encoded by the coding sequence ATGGCAAACAAGTTCATCGGACTCGAAGACGCCGCGACCCAGCTCGGGATCAGCAAGGATCAGCTCAACGAGATCCGCGAGTCGGGCAAGGTCCGGGCCTACCGTGATGGCGCGAGCTGGAAGTTCCGCACCGAGGAAATAGACTCCCTCGTCGAGGACATCAAGAGCGGCAATCTGCCGTCTGGGATCGATCTCGGCGATTCAATCTCGCTAGATTCTGACGAGAGCACCGGGCTGAGCTCGCTCGCCCTGGCTTCCGAGAGCGACTCCATCGAAATCGACGAGCCGGCCGAGAAGAAGGAGGCCTCGGCCGAGGTTTCGGACCTCGACCTCGCCGCACTCGACGAGCCCACCGTCGAAGCCGAGGGCGACGACGACAACGAGTCGATCCTGCTGAGCGAAGAAGAGCTCGGCGACTCGCCCGACCGGCCGCCAAGCACGATCATCGGACGCTCGCAACTCCGCAACGAACCCTCCGACGACGACCTCCAGTTCGCTAGCCCCGACGAAGCTGCCGGCATGAGCGACGTCCGCCTGGCCGACGACGACGACCTGCTGGGGGCATCGGGGTCGGGTGCGGGCAAGTTTGAAGACCTCGAGGAACTCGAATTCGACCTGGAGGCCGAATCGAGTCGGATCCTCGAGGCCCAGGACATCGCCGCCGCGCAGGCCGCGGCCAAGAGTGCGGCCGAGGAATCGGCAGTCAAGCCGAAGGCCGATGCGCCGTCGGGCATGGGGAGCGAGCTTTCGCTCGAGTCGCTCGACGAGGGCTCTTCTGCCTCGGGTGCACCGGCCGCTAGCGACGCCTTCTCCCTCGCCGCGGACGAAGACGACGAGCTCGAGCTCGACCTGGCCGCGTCGGACGCGGGCCTGCAATCGGGCTCCGATCTCCAGTCCGACGGGTCGGACGACATGGTGCTGGACGCCTCGGACGACGACTTCACGCTTTCTGGCGGCGACAGCGGCATCAACCTCAAGCCGTCGGACAGCGGCCTCGCGTTGGACGATGGTTCGTTCGCGCTCGGCGGCTCGTCGCTGGGCTCGTCGCTCGACCTGGGCGACTCGCTTGCCGCCAGCGGCGACTCGCTCGCGATTGGTGGCGCGTCGGAGGTCTCGCTGGAAGGCTCGACCGCGTTTGCTTCGAGCCCCGACTTCAATCTGCAGCCTTCTGACGACGGCGACGATGAGGACGAGGACGACAGCTCGCAGATTATTGCCCTCGACGCTGTCGAGGAACCAGGGCTGGAGGAGGACGACGAGGTCCAGCTGACCGACGCCTCGGCCGTGACGATGGGCGTGCCCGGCGCTACGGCTTCTCCGGTGATGGCTCAGGAAGCCGTGTTCCCGGTTTGGATCGTCGCCTTCTTGGGGCTGAGCGCCATGCTGATGGCGGTCTCGGCTATCATGGCGGCCGATCTCCTGCGGACGATGTGGGCGTGGGACGAGCCGTACTCGCTCGGCAGCCCGCTGATCGAGGGCTTCCTCGGCCTTATCGGCATGAACAACTAG
- the hisN gene encoding histidinol-phosphatase has protein sequence MNSIPANSAEVTHRLATAVAIAMEAGEETLKLFRNKDLKVDRKQDSSPVTAADRASETLLRERIAAAFPDDGILGEEFGETAGTSPFRWILDPIDGTKSFIHGAPLYTTLVAVTYTPPHESDTESEQPLIGVIHSPATRETVYAATGGGCWYRTGDSPPTKTQVSETEQLSDSLLLTTDVAAMARERNPAALDAYLELMHACRLSRTWGDAYGYLMVATGRAEVMIDPKLSLWDAAALKPVIEEAGGVYTDWQGEPSIHSGDAVATNRRVSEQVLGFTRGK, from the coding sequence ATGAACAGCATCCCCGCCAATTCCGCAGAGGTTACGCACCGTTTGGCCACCGCGGTTGCGATCGCGATGGAGGCCGGCGAAGAAACACTTAAGCTTTTTCGCAACAAGGACTTAAAGGTCGACCGCAAGCAGGACAGCTCGCCCGTGACTGCGGCTGACCGAGCCTCCGAAACCCTGTTGCGTGAGCGTATCGCGGCCGCCTTTCCAGACGACGGTATCCTGGGCGAGGAGTTCGGCGAAACCGCCGGGACCTCGCCATTCCGCTGGATCCTCGACCCGATCGACGGCACCAAGTCGTTTATCCACGGGGCCCCGCTCTACACCACACTGGTTGCGGTTACCTACACTCCGCCCCACGAGAGCGACACCGAGAGCGAGCAGCCGCTCATCGGCGTCATCCACTCGCCAGCCACGCGTGAAACCGTCTATGCCGCGACCGGCGGGGGCTGCTGGTACCGCACCGGAGACAGCCCCCCAACCAAGACGCAAGTCTCTGAAACAGAACAACTTAGCGACTCACTACTGCTGACGACCGATGTCGCGGCGATGGCGCGAGAACGGAACCCCGCAGCGCTCGACGCCTACCTCGAGCTGATGCACGCCTGCCGTCTCAGCCGAACTTGGGGGGATGCCTACGGCTACCTCATGGTGGCAACCGGGCGTGCCGAAGTAATGATCGATCCCAAGCTCAGCCTCTGGGACGCCGCGGCGCTGAAACCAGTCATCGAAGAGGCGGGCGGGGTCTACACCGACTGGCAGGGCGAGCCGAGCATCCACTCGGGAGACGCGGTCGCCACCAACCGGCGGGTCTCCGAGCAGGTGCTTGGCTTCACTCGCGGGAAGTAG
- the rpmB gene encoding 50S ribosomal protein L28, producing the protein MARQCEICEKQAQMGNQVTTRGKKKYLGGVGTKVTGITRRRFKPNLQRVKVAGPDGKNRHALVCVSCIRSGAIAKVVRQAPFVVPSK; encoded by the coding sequence ATGGCTCGGCAGTGCGAGATTTGTGAGAAGCAGGCCCAGATGGGCAATCAAGTCACGACCCGTGGTAAGAAGAAGTACCTCGGCGGCGTCGGCACCAAGGTCACCGGCATCACCCGCCGGCGGTTCAAGCCGAACTTGCAGCGCGTGAAGGTTGCCGGCCCAGACGGCAAGAACCGCCACGCGCTGGTTTGCGTGTCGTGCATCCGCTCGGGAGCGATCGCGAAGGTCGTCCGCCAGGCGCCGTTCGTCGTGCCCAGCAAGTAG
- the gatC gene encoding Asp-tRNA(Asn)/Glu-tRNA(Gln) amidotransferase subunit GatC: protein MSISRQEVEKVALLARLTLSDDEAQLMTRQLNDIVSYVDELSQVDTDGVEPMAHAIEVHNVLRPDEVRDSLPRQSALANAPKHSGAGYLVPAVLGD from the coding sequence ATGTCCATCTCCCGCCAAGAGGTCGAGAAGGTTGCGCTGCTCGCCCGGCTCACGCTGAGCGACGACGAGGCGCAGCTGATGACGCGACAGCTCAACGACATTGTATCCTATGTCGACGAACTGTCGCAGGTCGATACCGACGGCGTTGAGCCGATGGCCCACGCCATCGAGGTGCACAACGTCCTCCGCCCCGACGAGGTCCGCGACAGCCTTCCCCGTCAGTCGGCGCTAGCCAACGCGCCCAAGCATTCAGGCGCCGGCTATCTCGTGCCCGCCGTGCTGGGCGACTAG
- the gatA gene encoding Asp-tRNA(Asn)/Glu-tRNA(Gln) amidotransferase subunit GatA: MTLVEQSAADLLKQLAAGELTSRELTQAYLDQIEQHDARVGAFLRVNAEAALKQADTIDRRRGAGEQIGVLGGLPVAVKDLLCQTGEPTTCASRMLEDFRPPYDSTVVAKLKAADAVLLGRTNMDEFAMGGSTENSAFQPTRNPWDLERSPGGSSGGAAACVAAGMAPLSIGTDTGGSIRQPSAFCGVVGMKPTYGRVSRYGLVAFASSLDQAGPISGTVADTALLLQAIAGHDPRDSTSLNAPTPDYTADVDKPLEGLRLGVVKEHFGEGLDPEVDSAVRAAIAAYEAQGAKIVELSLPHSRFAVATYYVIAPCEASSNLARYDGAHYGRRTEERAMLASLQAERKAAQEAGDADALDNIDTALVRMYRQSRSEAIGPEVKRRIMLGAYALSAGYYDAYYLKALKVRRLIRQDFDQAFEKVDMIVGPTTAGPANKLGEFADDPLGMYLLDLYTVSANLAGLPAMSLPCGATKSGMPIGLQLHAPPLEESRLLRAARMFEQSGVWKSKRCAL, translated from the coding sequence ATGACCCTCGTCGAACAATCCGCCGCCGACCTGCTCAAGCAGCTCGCCGCGGGCGAGTTGACTTCTCGCGAGCTCACCCAGGCGTACCTGGATCAGATCGAGCAGCACGACGCGCGGGTCGGCGCCTTCCTCCGCGTCAACGCCGAGGCGGCTCTCAAGCAGGCCGACACAATCGATAGACGCCGCGGCGCGGGCGAGCAAATCGGGGTGCTGGGCGGCCTGCCGGTCGCTGTCAAAGACCTCCTCTGTCAGACCGGCGAGCCGACGACCTGCGCCTCGCGGATGCTGGAAGACTTCCGGCCCCCCTACGACTCAACCGTGGTCGCCAAGCTCAAGGCGGCCGACGCGGTCCTGCTGGGACGCACCAACATGGACGAGTTTGCCATGGGCGGCTCGACCGAGAACTCGGCGTTCCAGCCGACCCGCAACCCGTGGGACCTCGAACGCTCCCCCGGCGGGTCGAGCGGCGGGGCCGCCGCGTGCGTGGCGGCCGGCATGGCCCCGCTCTCCATCGGAACCGACACCGGCGGTTCGATCCGGCAGCCCTCGGCCTTCTGCGGCGTCGTGGGGATGAAACCAACCTACGGCCGGGTCAGCCGCTACGGTCTGGTCGCCTTCGCCAGCAGCCTCGACCAGGCCGGCCCCATCTCCGGCACGGTCGCCGACACCGCGCTGCTGCTGCAGGCGATCGCCGGGCACGACCCGCGCGACTCGACTTCGCTCAATGCCCCGACGCCCGACTACACCGCCGACGTCGACAAGCCGCTCGAGGGCCTGCGGCTAGGAGTGGTCAAGGAACACTTTGGCGAGGGGCTCGACCCCGAGGTCGACTCGGCCGTGCGGGCCGCGATCGCCGCCTACGAAGCGCAGGGCGCGAAGATCGTTGAGCTCTCGCTGCCGCACAGCCGCTTCGCGGTCGCGACCTACTACGTCATCGCGCCGTGCGAGGCCTCGAGCAACCTGGCCCGCTACGACGGCGCCCACTACGGACGCCGCACCGAAGAGCGGGCGATGCTCGCGTCGCTGCAGGCAGAACGCAAGGCCGCTCAAGAAGCGGGCGATGCCGACGCCCTCGACAACATCGACACCGCGCTGGTGCGGATGTACCGGCAGAGCCGCTCCGAGGCGATCGGCCCCGAGGTCAAGCGACGCATCATGCTCGGCGCCTACGCCCTCAGCGCCGGCTACTACGACGCCTACTACCTCAAGGCCCTGAAGGTCCGGCGGCTTATCCGCCAGGACTTCGACCAGGCGTTCGAGAAGGTCGACATGATCGTCGGCCCCACGACCGCCGGACCCGCAAACAAGCTCGGCGAGTTCGCCGACGACCCACTCGGCATGTACCTGCTGGACCTGTACACCGTCAGCGCCAACCTGGCCGGACTGCCGGCGATGAGCCTGCCGTGCGGAGCGACCAAGAGCGGCATGCCGATCGGTCTACAGCTGCACGCGCCGCCGCTGGAAGAATCCCGACTGCTGCGCGCCGCCCGGATGTTCGAGCAGAGCGGCGTGTGGAAGAGCAAACGGTGCGCGTTGTAG
- the gatB gene encoding Asp-tRNA(Asn)/Glu-tRNA(Gln) amidotransferase subunit GatB codes for MYTTVIGLEVHVQLATKSKLFCGCSTAYGAEPNTQTCPVCIGMPGSLPVMNEEAVALAIETGLALNLQIAKFTKWDRKQYFYPDLPKGYQISQYDLPITHDGWLEIEDPKGAFEPKKIRILRAHLEEDAGKSLHDESAGKGDTLIDLNRTGTPLLEIVSEPDLRSSAEAKAYLTELRLLLTYLGVSDCNMQEGSLRVDANVNLHIPSDAAANDDNAQDGKIATPIVEIKNMNSFRAVERAIDYEADRQYREWKETGRRLGQSPKQTRGWDDAAGVTRAQRSKEESSDYRYFPDPDLAPVVISAEVVAKVRERLIELPADLRKRLVADYGLSLYDADVIVNQGRPTVDYYLTVADGSGDAKSSANWLTQDVLRTLKNRELAIEEFSIPAERLSNFVKKIGAGELPSARGREVFELMADDGLEVDAAMDKLGIAQVDDSEIESLCQELLDANPKVVADVQGGKQQAIGALIGQAKKKNPNIDPGKFRATCLALIAKG; via the coding sequence ATGTACACCACCGTCATTGGCCTGGAAGTCCACGTGCAGCTCGCCACGAAGAGCAAGCTGTTCTGCGGCTGCAGCACGGCGTACGGGGCCGAGCCAAACACCCAGACCTGCCCGGTCTGCATCGGCATGCCGGGGTCGCTTCCGGTGATGAACGAAGAGGCGGTCGCCCTCGCCATCGAGACCGGGCTGGCGCTCAACCTGCAGATCGCCAAATTCACCAAGTGGGACCGCAAGCAGTACTTCTACCCCGACCTGCCAAAGGGGTACCAGATCAGCCAGTACGACCTGCCGATCACCCACGACGGCTGGCTAGAGATCGAGGACCCGAAGGGCGCGTTCGAGCCCAAGAAGATCCGCATCCTCCGCGCTCACCTCGAGGAAGACGCCGGCAAGAGCCTGCACGACGAGTCCGCCGGCAAGGGCGACACGCTCATCGACCTCAACCGCACCGGCACGCCGCTGCTGGAGATCGTCAGCGAGCCCGACCTCCGCAGCTCCGCCGAGGCCAAGGCCTACCTGACCGAGCTGCGGCTGCTGCTGACCTACCTGGGGGTCTCCGACTGCAACATGCAGGAGGGGAGCCTCCGCGTGGACGCCAACGTCAACCTGCACATCCCGTCCGACGCCGCCGCCAACGACGACAACGCACAGGACGGCAAGATCGCGACCCCCATCGTCGAGATCAAGAACATGAACAGCTTCCGCGCGGTCGAGCGGGCGATCGACTACGAGGCCGACCGCCAGTACCGCGAGTGGAAGGAGACCGGCCGCCGACTCGGGCAGTCGCCCAAGCAGACCCGCGGCTGGGACGACGCCGCCGGCGTCACCCGCGCCCAGCGGAGCAAGGAGGAGTCGAGTGACTACCGCTACTTCCCGGACCCCGACCTCGCGCCGGTGGTGATCTCCGCGGAAGTGGTCGCCAAGGTCCGCGAGCGGCTGATCGAGCTGCCGGCCGACCTCCGCAAGCGGCTCGTGGCCGACTACGGACTGTCGCTCTACGACGCGGACGTCATCGTCAATCAGGGCCGGCCCACGGTCGACTACTACCTGACGGTCGCCGACGGCTCGGGCGACGCCAAGTCGTCGGCGAACTGGCTGACGCAGGACGTCCTCCGCACCCTCAAGAATCGTGAGCTCGCGATCGAGGAGTTCAGCATCCCCGCCGAGCGGCTCTCCAACTTTGTCAAGAAGATCGGGGCCGGCGAGCTGCCCAGCGCCCGGGGCCGAGAGGTGTTCGAGCTGATGGCCGACGACGGCCTCGAGGTCGACGCTGCCATGGACAAACTCGGCATTGCGCAGGTCGACGACTCGGAGATTGAGTCGCTCTGCCAAGAGCTGCTGGACGCCAACCCGAAGGTGGTCGCGGACGTGCAGGGCGGCAAGCAGCAGGCGATCGGAGCCCTGATCGGCCAGGCCAAGAAGAAGAACCCCAACATCGACCCCGGCAAGTTCCGCGCGACCTGCCTGGCGTTGATCGCCAAAGGCTGA